A single window of Psychromonas ingrahamii 37 DNA harbors:
- a CDS encoding thioredoxin, which translates to MIKNIDLTIDITKAEQLLSGSDAFILNIVALWCSDCTAQAENLPAFAQLLSDQGMPVYQLNVQNIKDQYLSAQHKALTIKLGGRGYPRTVLMLGNKIVDSDNIEIISAEQLATLANKFTLLLSNSQCIKDSL; encoded by the coding sequence ATGATTAAAAATATTGACCTAACCATCGACATAACCAAGGCGGAGCAACTTTTAAGCGGCAGTGATGCCTTTATCCTGAATATAGTCGCTTTATGGTGCAGCGACTGCACGGCACAAGCTGAAAATTTACCCGCATTTGCACAGTTACTTTCCGATCAGGGAATGCCTGTTTATCAACTCAATGTGCAGAACATTAAAGATCAATATCTGTCAGCACAACATAAAGCACTGACGATTAAACTTGGCGGGCGCGGTTATCCGCGTACGGTGTTAATGTTAGGTAATAAAATAGTTGATTCAGATAATATCGAAATTATCAGTGCTGAGCAACTTGCAACCTTAGCGAATAAATTTACTCTGCTGTTAAGTAATAGCCAGTGTATCAAAGACAGCCTTTAA